In Candidatus Mycalebacterium zealandia, one DNA window encodes the following:
- a CDS encoding NAD+ synthase: MSIARVALCQMNCRVGDISGNVSKVKRQTEKALAAGADVICFPELTVCGYPPEDLLLKPGFTDKNLKGLEQIVKSAYPLTIVAGFVERRGTKKSPVLYNSAAVISGGKIAGIHRKNLLPNYGVFDENRYFAPGDKAPLFQSGGFAMGVSICEDIWFEGGPVLEQARGGADLIINISASPYSIGKPAAREKMLRARAKKAGTALAFCNMTGGQDELVFDGHSAFFDKKGAVTVRGAGFREDMIFADFEVPVRGRKRRAGYKIKSPVVKKVAAVLPQITPFAAQNDEIFSALVLGTRDYVEKNGFETVVIGLSGGIDSALVAAVAVEALGPERVVAVNMPSIFSSKSGIKDSQTLAANLGVGFRSVPIDGIVSSYEKHAPEPFKLRVGEKSSTALENIQARARGNILMAFSNRFGWLVLTTGNKSEVSVGYSTLYGDTAGGFAVIKDVKKTLVYELSRHYNKKRGFDAVPKTVIEKPPSAELKPNQLDSDSLPPYDVLDEILKHYVENDKSVAEVISLSGASARAVRKIVDLVDRNEYKRRQTPPGVKLTDKAFGKDRRMPITNFYRN, translated from the coding sequence ATGAGCATTGCGCGCGTGGCTCTGTGCCAGATGAACTGCCGGGTGGGCGATATCAGCGGCAACGTTTCAAAGGTTAAACGCCAAACTGAAAAAGCGCTTGCCGCCGGCGCCGATGTCATTTGCTTTCCCGAACTCACCGTTTGCGGATATCCGCCCGAAGACCTGCTTCTCAAACCCGGATTTACGGACAAAAATCTCAAAGGGCTTGAGCAAATCGTGAAGAGCGCCTATCCGCTCACAATTGTCGCGGGTTTTGTGGAGAGGCGCGGAACAAAAAAATCACCCGTTCTTTACAACTCCGCGGCGGTAATATCGGGCGGAAAAATCGCCGGAATTCACAGAAAAAACCTGCTCCCGAACTACGGTGTTTTTGATGAAAACCGCTATTTCGCACCCGGAGACAAAGCGCCGCTTTTTCAGAGCGGAGGGTTCGCGATGGGTGTGAGCATCTGCGAAGACATCTGGTTTGAAGGCGGACCCGTGCTTGAGCAGGCGCGGGGCGGCGCGGATTTGATAATCAACATATCAGCTTCGCCGTATTCAATCGGCAAACCCGCCGCGAGGGAGAAGATGCTTCGCGCGCGGGCGAAAAAAGCCGGCACGGCGCTCGCTTTCTGCAACATGACGGGCGGACAGGACGAACTTGTTTTTGACGGACACAGCGCTTTTTTTGATAAAAAAGGAGCCGTAACAGTGAGGGGGGCGGGTTTTCGTGAAGATATGATTTTTGCCGATTTTGAAGTTCCCGTGCGCGGGAGAAAACGCCGCGCCGGATACAAAATCAAATCTCCCGTTGTGAAAAAAGTGGCCGCCGTGCTTCCGCAAATAACGCCTTTTGCCGCTCAAAACGATGAGATTTTTTCCGCCCTTGTTCTCGGCACGCGCGACTATGTTGAAAAAAACGGCTTTGAGACTGTTGTAATAGGTCTTTCGGGAGGTATTGACTCCGCCCTTGTCGCCGCGGTTGCGGTTGAGGCTTTGGGTCCTGAAAGGGTGGTCGCGGTGAATATGCCGTCCATTTTCAGTTCAAAATCCGGCATAAAAGACTCTCAAACCCTCGCCGCGAATCTGGGAGTTGGGTTTCGCTCCGTTCCAATTGACGGAATCGTTTCCTCCTACGAAAAACACGCGCCGGAGCCGTTCAAACTCCGCGTGGGCGAAAAGTCAAGCACAGCGCTTGAAAACATACAGGCGCGCGCGCGCGGCAACATTCTCATGGCATTTTCAAACCGTTTCGGCTGGCTTGTTCTCACAACCGGAAACAAAAGCGAGGTAAGCGTCGGGTATTCCACTCTATATGGCGACACTGCGGGCGGCTTTGCCGTCATAAAGGATGTGAAGAAAACCCTTGTTTACGAACTGTCGCGCCACTACAACAAAAAGCGCGGTTTTGACGCGGTTCCGAAGACGGTTATTGAAAAACCCCCGTCCGCCGAACTCAAACCGAACCAGCTTGATTCGGACAGTCTGCCGCCGTATGACGTTCTGGACGAGATTTTGAAACACTATGTTGAGAATGATAAAAGCGTTGCCGAAGTGATTTCCCTTTCCGGCGCGTCCGCGCGCGCAGTGCGCAAGATAGTTGACCTTGTTGACCGCAACGAATACAAAAGGCGGCAGACCCCTCCGGGCGTCAAACTGACCGACAAAGCGTTCGGCAAAGACCGGCGTATGCCCATCACGAACTTTTACCGAAACTAA
- the gltB gene encoding glutamate synthase large subunit, which produces MGFSLEKQGLYDPTLEHDACGVGFVVNIKGAKSHSIVADALTVLRNLEHRGACGCEPETGDGAGILFQIPHAFFSGVCAEQGIELPAPGDYGICMMFAPKDEKQRTKVLKKFEKIVKDRGRKFLCSRAVPTDNSSLGNTSRGCEPFVCQVFIGRGSAEKGADFERELFIIRKKAENLISADGFYISSISSKTIVYKGMLTTGQISSYYPDLNDERVESAIALVHSRFSTNTTPSWDRAHPYRYVIHNGEINTLRGNTNWMLSRQPMLGGSGGAFSEQPDEIFPFIEADQSDSAAFDNCLELLVLSGFPIERAVMMMVPEPWLKHKDMDVAKKAFYRYHGCLMEPWDGPASICFTDGEKVGAVLDRNGLRPSRYYVTSDDTVVLSSEVGVLPVAPEKVVYKGRLEPGRMLLVDTRQAGIVGDEEIKSALSNAAPYPDWTEKHMKNLSDFKDVPPHGGFSGEEITVQQKMFGYTFEEIRILLEPMAVSGVETVGAMGRDVPLAVLSRKPKLLYNYFNQMFAQVTNPPIDSIREEIVTASNINLGAMGNIFSPAPDSCKVIQLDTPVISNGDMAKIKKIKTGGFKSVVLESLFDPASGGKGLESALEKMFAKADEAIKKGANILVISDRGAGAGKCPIPALLAVGGLHHHLIRNGNRMKASITLESGEPREIHHFALLIGYGASAVNPYLAFETIETIIREGRIETDAETAFANYITGLTKGVIKIMSKMGISTIQSYHGAQIFEALGLSGPFVEKYFTRTQSRIGGIGIDVVAEEAVRRYRDAFPQRSERDAPLDEGGVYQWRSDGEAHMYSPQTVHALQSACRTGSFERFERFSEMIAEEERSMFTLRGMIDFKFAKKPVPLDEVEPEEEILKRFKTGAMSYGSISAEAHESLAVAMNRIGGKSNTGEGGEDKRRWIPDKNGDLRRSAIKQVASGRFGVTGEYLANSDEIQIKMAQGAKPGEGGQLPGKKVYPWIAKVRLSTPGVGLISPPPHHDIYSIEDLAELIYDLKNSNPAARINVKLVSEAGVGTIAAGVAKGHADVILISGNDGGTGASPQNSIQYAGLPWELGISETHQTLLLNNLRSRVVLETDGQMKTGRDIVIAALLGAEEYGFSTAPLIALGCVMMRVCHLDTCPVGVATQNPALREKFTGDPAHAVNFMRFVARQAREIMAKLGFRTVNEMIGRTDKLRSVKLKGHWKAGGVNLDAVLYSPDVPDHYGTYRSIEQDHGIADSLDMTKLLSICSPAIENREKVEADLEIKNTDRTVGTIVGNKISAAYGSMTLEDDTVTLRFRGSAGQSFAAFVPRGMTMLLEGDSNDYIGKGLSGGKIAVFPPGESPFVAEDNIIVGNVAFYGATAGEAYIRGIAGERFCVRNSGVNAVVEGVGDHGCEYMTGGRVVVLGRTGRNFAAGMSGGVAYVFDERGDFEKKNCNTQAVSVEGLDSDDERELKTMIMRHFQYTSSAVAERILNDWESGRAKFVKVMPNDYKRMLESISRIEERGLSGDEALMMAFEENIKDSARVGGN; this is translated from the coding sequence ATGGGTTTTTCTCTTGAAAAACAAGGTCTTTATGACCCCACTCTTGAGCACGACGCTTGCGGAGTGGGATTTGTTGTAAACATAAAAGGCGCAAAGTCGCATTCAATAGTGGCGGACGCGCTCACGGTTTTGCGCAATCTTGAACATCGGGGAGCGTGCGGATGCGAGCCCGAAACGGGAGACGGCGCGGGAATTCTGTTTCAGATTCCGCACGCGTTTTTCAGCGGGGTGTGCGCTGAGCAGGGCATTGAACTTCCGGCTCCGGGCGATTACGGAATCTGCATGATGTTTGCGCCCAAAGATGAAAAACAGCGCACGAAGGTTCTCAAAAAGTTTGAAAAAATTGTCAAAGACCGTGGGCGGAAGTTTCTCTGTTCGCGCGCCGTGCCGACGGACAACTCTTCGCTCGGCAATACTTCACGGGGTTGTGAGCCGTTTGTGTGTCAGGTGTTCATAGGGCGCGGCTCCGCGGAAAAGGGCGCGGATTTTGAAAGAGAGCTTTTTATCATAAGAAAAAAGGCGGAAAACCTTATTTCCGCGGACGGGTTTTACATCTCAAGCATTTCGTCAAAAACCATTGTTTACAAGGGAATGCTGACCACCGGGCAGATATCCTCATACTATCCGGACCTGAATGATGAGCGGGTTGAAAGCGCCATCGCGCTTGTTCATTCGCGTTTCAGCACAAACACAACGCCAAGTTGGGACAGGGCGCACCCGTATAGATACGTAATCCACAACGGCGAGATTAACACTCTGCGCGGAAACACCAACTGGATGCTCTCCCGCCAGCCCATGCTCGGCGGTTCGGGCGGCGCTTTCAGCGAACAGCCCGACGAGATTTTTCCTTTCATTGAGGCCGACCAGAGCGACAGCGCAGCTTTTGACAACTGCCTTGAACTTCTTGTGCTTTCGGGGTTCCCGATAGAGCGCGCCGTTATGATGATGGTGCCCGAGCCGTGGCTCAAACACAAAGACATGGATGTGGCGAAAAAGGCGTTTTACCGCTATCACGGCTGTCTGATGGAGCCGTGGGATGGTCCCGCGTCCATCTGTTTCACCGATGGTGAAAAGGTTGGCGCGGTGCTGGACAGAAACGGCTTGCGCCCCAGCAGATACTACGTTACAAGCGATGACACGGTTGTTCTTTCGTCCGAGGTTGGAGTTCTGCCGGTTGCGCCTGAAAAGGTTGTTTACAAAGGGCGTCTTGAACCCGGAAGGATGCTGCTTGTGGACACACGGCAGGCCGGAATTGTTGGCGATGAGGAGATTAAGTCCGCCCTCTCAAACGCCGCCCCGTATCCGGACTGGACTGAGAAACACATGAAGAACCTGTCCGACTTCAAAGATGTTCCCCCGCACGGCGGTTTTTCCGGCGAGGAAATTACGGTTCAGCAGAAGATGTTCGGATACACGTTTGAGGAGATACGGATTTTACTTGAGCCGATGGCGGTAAGCGGCGTTGAAACGGTCGGCGCGATGGGGCGCGACGTTCCGCTTGCGGTTCTTTCGCGCAAGCCCAAACTTCTCTACAACTACTTCAATCAGATGTTCGCGCAGGTAACCAACCCGCCAATAGATTCAATCAGAGAGGAGATAGTAACCGCCTCAAACATCAACCTCGGCGCGATGGGAAACATATTTTCTCCCGCGCCGGACAGCTGCAAAGTGATCCAGCTTGACACTCCCGTTATTTCAAACGGCGACATGGCGAAGATTAAAAAGATTAAAACCGGAGGGTTCAAGTCGGTCGTTCTTGAAAGTCTTTTTGACCCCGCAAGCGGCGGCAAAGGGCTTGAATCCGCGCTTGAAAAAATGTTTGCGAAAGCTGATGAAGCCATAAAGAAAGGCGCGAACATACTCGTTATTTCAGACCGCGGCGCGGGCGCGGGCAAGTGCCCCATACCGGCGCTTCTCGCGGTTGGAGGGCTTCATCACCATCTCATACGCAACGGCAACCGGATGAAGGCGAGCATCACGCTTGAATCGGGCGAGCCGCGCGAGATTCACCATTTTGCGCTTCTCATCGGCTACGGCGCGAGCGCGGTAAATCCGTATCTGGCTTTTGAGACCATAGAGACGATCATACGCGAGGGCAGGATTGAAACCGATGCCGAAACCGCGTTCGCGAACTACATCACCGGGCTCACAAAGGGCGTTATCAAAATCATGTCCAAGATGGGCATATCCACTATTCAGAGCTATCACGGCGCGCAGATATTTGAAGCGCTGGGGCTTTCCGGGCCGTTTGTGGAAAAGTATTTCACGCGCACGCAGTCGCGCATTGGCGGAATAGGCATTGACGTTGTCGCCGAAGAGGCGGTGCGGCGTTACCGGGACGCGTTTCCTCAAAGAAGCGAACGAGACGCGCCTCTTGACGAGGGCGGCGTTTATCAGTGGCGTAGTGACGGCGAGGCGCACATGTATTCCCCGCAGACCGTTCACGCGCTCCAGAGCGCTTGCCGCACGGGCAGTTTTGAGCGTTTTGAGCGTTTTTCAGAAATGATCGCGGAGGAAGAGCGCAGTATGTTCACGCTCAGGGGAATGATTGACTTCAAATTCGCGAAAAAACCCGTTCCGCTTGACGAGGTTGAACCGGAGGAGGAAATTCTCAAAAGGTTCAAAACGGGCGCGATGTCATACGGCTCAATAAGTGCTGAAGCGCACGAAAGCCTCGCCGTGGCGATGAACAGAATAGGCGGAAAAAGCAACACGGGCGAAGGCGGCGAGGACAAGCGCAGATGGATTCCCGATAAAAACGGCGATTTAAGAAGAAGCGCGATTAAGCAGGTTGCATCCGGCAGGTTCGGGGTAACGGGGGAGTATCTTGCCAACTCCGATGAGATTCAAATAAAAATGGCGCAGGGAGCGAAACCCGGAGAGGGCGGACAGCTTCCGGGCAAAAAAGTTTATCCTTGGATAGCGAAAGTGCGCCTTTCCACCCCCGGAGTGGGGCTTATCTCGCCGCCGCCGCACCATGACATCTATTCAATTGAGGATCTTGCCGAATTGATATACGACCTCAAAAACTCAAATCCCGCCGCACGTATCAACGTCAAACTGGTTTCCGAAGCCGGGGTTGGCACAATCGCTGCGGGCGTGGCGAAAGGGCACGCGGACGTAATTCTCATAAGCGGAAACGACGGCGGAACCGGCGCGTCTCCGCAGAACAGCATTCAGTACGCCGGTTTGCCGTGGGAACTCGGCATAAGTGAAACCCACCAGACTCTTCTGCTGAACAATCTCAGAAGCAGGGTCGTTCTTGAAACGGACGGGCAGATGAAAACCGGCAGAGACATTGTCATAGCCGCGCTTTTGGGCGCTGAGGAATACGGATTTTCAACCGCGCCGCTAATCGCGCTCGGCTGTGTGATGATGAGAGTCTGCCATCTGGACACTTGTCCGGTCGGCGTGGCGACTCAAAACCCGGCCTTGCGCGAAAAGTTCACCGGCGACCCCGCACACGCGGTCAATTTTATGCGTTTTGTCGCGCGGCAGGCGCGGGAGATTATGGCGAAACTCGGTTTCCGCACCGTCAATGAAATGATAGGCAGAACGGACAAACTCCGGAGCGTCAAACTAAAAGGCCACTGGAAGGCGGGCGGCGTGAATCTTGACGCCGTTCTGTATTCGCCCGATGTTCCCGACCACTACGGAACCTATCGCAGCATTGAGCAGGACCACGGCATAGCGGACTCTCTGGACATGACAAAACTGCTCTCCATTTGCTCTCCGGCAATAGAAAACCGCGAAAAAGTTGAAGCGGACCTTGAAATCAAAAACACAGACCGCACGGTCGGCACGATTGTCGGCAACAAAATTTCCGCCGCCTACGGTTCCATGACGCTTGAAGACGACACCGTTACTTTGCGTTTTCGCGGCTCGGCTGGGCAGAGTTTCGCGGCTTTTGTTCCGCGCGGAATGACGATGCTGCTTGAAGGCGATTCAAACGACTACATAGGCAAAGGGCTTTCAGGCGGAAAAATCGCGGTGTTTCCGCCGGGGGAATCACCCTTTGTCGCCGAAGACAACATTATAGTCGGCAATGTCGCCTTCTATGGCGCGACCGCGGGCGAGGCTTATATTCGCGGAATTGCCGGAGAGAGGTTCTGCGTTAGAAACAGCGGCGTGAATGCGGTTGTTGAGGGCGTGGGAGACCACGGTTGCGAATACATGACCGGAGGGCGCGTGGTGGTTCTGGGGCGCACGGGAAGAAACTTTGCGGCGGGCATGTCGGGCGGGGTTGCCTATGTGTTTGATGAACGGGGCGACTTTGAAAAGAAAAACTGCAACACTCAGGCGGTCAGCGTTGAGGGGCTTGATTCCGATGACGAGCGGGAGCTCAAAACAATGATTATGCGCCATTTTCAATACACTTCCAGTGCGGTCGCGGAAAGGATTTTGAACGACTGGGAGAGCGGACGCGCGAAATTCGTCAAGGTTATGCCCAATGATTACAAGCGTATGCTTGAGTCCATAAGCAGGATTGAGGAGCGCGGGCTCAGCGGAGACGAGGCGCTCATGATGGCGTTTGAGGAAAACATTAAAGACTCTGCACGCGTGGGCGGTAATTAG
- the gltD gene encoding glutamate synthase small subunit, which yields MGNPTGFMRYDRRLGKDRDPSKRIADWGEFHGHLSEKDLGVQGSRCMDCGVPFCQTGDMLAGMATGCPIHNLIPEWNDLIYRGRWREALDRLHKTNNFPEFTGRVCPAPCEGSCVLGINEPPVTIKSIECAIVDRGFEEGWIVPVPPASRTGKKVAVVGSGPAGLACAAQLNKAGHTVVVYERDDRVGGLLMYGIPNPHLDKAVVERRVEILRREGVEFLVNTEIGKDIAPDKLLKSNDAVVLCCGATRARDLEVPGRDSEGVYFAMEYLRENTKKLLDSNFKKTGAISAKNADVIVLGGGDTGTDCVATAMRHGCKSLLQFEILPRPPEGREAGNPWPQWPRVYNIDYGQEEAMAVFGDDPRKYQVLTKSIETDDNGKVKGLSTVRIEWKNKDGRMSIEEQPGTEQFWPAQIVLLALGFLGPEQGIIDKMGLAGDERSNIKAEYGDYRTNVEKVFAAGDARRGQSLVVWAINEGREAARECDRFLMGETELP from the coding sequence ATGGGCAACCCGACCGGATTTATGCGCTACGACAGGCGGCTCGGCAAAGACCGCGACCCGTCAAAAAGAATTGCGGACTGGGGAGAGTTCCACGGGCATCTCTCCGAAAAAGATCTCGGCGTTCAGGGCTCAAGATGCATGGACTGCGGAGTTCCGTTCTGCCAAACGGGCGACATGCTTGCCGGAATGGCAACCGGATGTCCGATTCACAACCTTATTCCCGAATGGAACGACCTGATTTACAGAGGGCGCTGGCGCGAAGCGCTTGACCGTCTGCACAAAACCAACAACTTTCCCGAATTCACCGGAAGGGTTTGCCCCGCGCCGTGCGAGGGCTCATGCGTTCTGGGCATAAACGAGCCGCCCGTAACGATAAAATCCATAGAGTGCGCCATTGTGGACAGGGGGTTTGAAGAGGGCTGGATAGTTCCCGTTCCTCCCGCTTCCAGAACCGGCAAAAAAGTCGCCGTTGTGGGTTCGGGTCCCGCGGGGCTCGCGTGCGCGGCGCAACTGAACAAAGCCGGTCACACGGTTGTCGTCTATGAGAGGGACGACCGGGTTGGCGGACTTTTGATGTATGGCATTCCTAATCCGCATCTTGACAAAGCGGTTGTTGAGAGAAGGGTTGAGATTTTGAGACGCGAGGGCGTTGAGTTTCTCGTTAACACCGAGATTGGAAAGGACATCGCTCCCGATAAACTTTTGAAATCAAATGACGCGGTTGTTCTGTGTTGCGGAGCGACCCGCGCGCGAGACCTTGAAGTTCCCGGCAGGGATTCCGAAGGGGTTTATTTCGCGATGGAATACTTGCGGGAGAATACGAAAAAACTGCTTGATTCAAACTTCAAAAAAACGGGCGCGATATCGGCGAAAAATGCCGATGTAATTGTTCTCGGCGGCGGAGACACGGGAACGGACTGCGTGGCGACCGCAATGAGGCACGGATGCAAAAGTCTTTTACAGTTTGAAATTCTTCCCCGTCCGCCCGAAGGCAGAGAGGCGGGCAATCCGTGGCCCCAGTGGCCCCGCGTTTACAACATTGACTACGGTCAGGAGGAGGCGATGGCGGTTTTCGGGGACGACCCGCGCAAATATCAGGTTCTTACAAAAAGCATTGAGACTGACGATAACGGAAAAGTTAAGGGGCTAAGCACCGTGCGGATTGAGTGGAAAAACAAAGACGGGCGGATGTCCATTGAGGAACAGCCTGGCACGGAGCAGTTCTGGCCCGCGCAGATTGTTCTGCTGGCTCTGGGATTTCTGGGTCCCGAACAGGGAATTATTGATAAGATGGGTCTTGCCGGCGATGAGCGTTCAAACATAAAAGCCGAATACGGCGATTACCGCACAAATGTTGAAAAGGTTTTTGCCGCCGGAGACGCGAGAAGGGGGCAGAGTCTTGTGGTTTGGGCGATAAACGAAGGGCGCGAAGCCGCCAGAGAGTGTGACCGTTTTCTTATGGGTGAAACGGAACTTCCCTGA
- a CDS encoding tyrosine--tRNA ligase, which produces MKDPKQQLEIIKKGADGLVSDSELLEKLKKGKPLRVKAGFDPTAPDLHLGHCVLLRKLRDFQDLGHTVVFLIGDFTAQIGDPSGRTDERPLLSPADIKKNAKTYEGQVFPILDKKRTEVRFNSQWHAKMNSAELLRLAGMANVANLLERDDFKTRYKSGAPISVKEFLYPLIQAYDSVALKADVEIGGTDQTFNLLLGREVQKRSGQPQQATLFLPILEGLDGVNKMSKSLGNYIAVKDTPEDVFAKVMSVSDKLMWRYYELLSAKTPAEIKKLKKSHPMDAKRALAFEITAWLNNEKKAEKAQNAFSGKFSKREFPSDAKKKTVQKAKVKTVLNFVSEVSTSLKSRAEAKRLIAQGGLTINGEKYTDIAAKLPKGNDFEVKIGKKEFVRVRVG; this is translated from the coding sequence ATGAAAGACCCGAAACAGCAACTGGAGATTATCAAAAAGGGGGCGGACGGGCTTGTTTCGGATTCGGAACTTCTTGAAAAACTGAAGAAGGGAAAACCGCTTCGCGTTAAAGCCGGTTTTGACCCGACCGCGCCCGACCTGCATCTGGGGCACTGCGTTCTTTTGCGCAAACTGCGCGATTTTCAGGATTTGGGGCACACGGTTGTTTTTCTCATCGGCGATTTTACGGCGCAAATAGGCGATCCCAGCGGCAGAACCGATGAGCGTCCTCTGCTGTCGCCCGCGGATATAAAGAAAAACGCGAAAACATACGAAGGACAGGTTTTTCCAATTCTGGATAAAAAGCGCACCGAAGTGCGTTTTAATTCCCAATGGCACGCAAAAATGAACTCTGCGGAACTTTTGCGCCTCGCGGGTATGGCAAATGTCGCCAATCTGCTTGAAAGGGACGATTTTAAAACCCGTTACAAGAGCGGCGCGCCGATTTCAGTGAAAGAGTTTCTCTATCCGCTTATTCAGGCATACGATTCGGTCGCCTTGAAAGCCGATGTGGAGATAGGCGGAACCGACCAGACTTTCAACCTTCTGCTCGGCAGAGAGGTTCAGAAACGTTCGGGACAGCCCCAACAGGCGACTTTGTTTCTTCCAATTCTTGAAGGGCTTGACGGCGTGAACAAAATGTCAAAATCGCTCGGCAACTACATAGCCGTAAAAGACACGCCCGAAGATGTTTTTGCCAAGGTTATGTCGGTTTCCGATAAATTGATGTGGAGATATTACGAACTTTTGAGTGCGAAAACCCCGGCGGAGATTAAAAAACTCAAAAAATCTCATCCGATGGACGCGAAAAGGGCGCTCGCGTTTGAAATAACTGCGTGGCTGAACAATGAGAAAAAAGCGGAAAAAGCGCAAAATGCGTTTTCCGGAAAGTTTTCAAAAAGGGAATTCCCCTCTGATGCGAAGAAAAAAACCGTCCAAAAGGCGAAAGTAAAAACCGTTCTTAATTTTGTGTCCGAGGTTTCCACATCGCTTAAAAGCAGAGCGGAAGCGAAACGGCTTATTGCACAGGGCGGACTTACAATAAACGGCGAGAAATACACGGACATTGCCGCAAAACTGCCGAAAGGCAACGATTTTGAAGTGAAGATAGGGAAGAAGGAGTTTGTGAGGGTTAGGGTGGGGTGA
- a CDS encoding modification methylase: MKTLNHNLHQAKRNKKDEFYTQIEDIERELKHYKKHLKGKVVYCNCDDPRVSNFFHYFSYNFEKLGLKKLIATCYKNQDMDLFSRHDSDRAIYLEYEGDKNNNKIPDTEEIEVKHLKGDGDFRSEECIDLLKQADIVVTNPPFSLFRKYIAQLIEYDKKFLIVGDQNAITYKEIFPLINQNKLWLGCDNGGTKWFQVPDDYDIKTESRKKIENGIKYFSKGSINWFTNFDHEKRHEELILYKTYNPEEYPHYDNYDAINVDKVQEIPKDYDGAMGVPITFLDKHNPNQFEILGIDRVLVKERTGRVSRFMIGNKEIYARIVIKNKKPKA, from the coding sequence GTGAAGACATTAAATCACAATTTGCATCAAGCCAAAAGGAATAAAAAAGATGAGTTTTATACCCAGATTGAGGATATTGAAAGAGAGCTGAAACATTATAAGAAGCACTTGAAGGGCAAGGTGGTTTATTGCAATTGCGATGACCCAAGAGTGAGCAATTTTTTTCATTATTTTTCTTACAACTTTGAAAAATTAGGGTTGAAAAAACTGATAGCAACCTGCTACAAAAATCAGGATATGGATTTGTTTAGCCGTCATGACTCTGACCGAGCGATTTATTTGGAGTATGAAGGGGATAAGAACAACAACAAAATCCCCGATACTGAAGAAATTGAAGTTAAGCACCTAAAGGGTGATGGGGATTTTCGCAGTGAAGAGTGTATTGACCTCCTAAAGCAAGCCGATATTGTCGTTACTAATCCGCCCTTTTCTCTCTTTAGGAAATACATTGCCCAATTGATTGAATACGACAAGAAATTTTTGATTGTCGGTGACCAAAACGCTATCACTTACAAGGAAATTTTCCCACTTATCAACCAAAATAAATTGTGGTTAGGGTGTGATAATGGGGGTACAAAATGGTTTCAAGTACCTGATGATTACGATATTAAAACGGAGTCACGCAAAAAAATAGAGAATGGCATTAAGTATTTTAGCAAAGGGAGCATAAATTGGTTTACCAATTTCGACCATGAAAAACGTCACGAAGAGTTAATCCTTTACAAAACTTATAACCCCGAAGAGTATCCACACTACGACAACTATGACGCTATCAATGTGGATAAAGTCCAAGAGATTCCGAAAGATTATGACGGAGCAATGGGGGTACCCATCACATTTTTGGATAAACACAACCCCAACCAGTTTGAAATATTGGGAATTGATAGAGTTCTGGTGAAAGAAAGAACAGGAAGAGTCAGCCGTTTTATGATTGGAAACAAAGAGATTTATGCTCGTATTGTTATCAAAAACAAAAAACCAAAGGCTTAA
- a CDS encoding DUF262 domain-containing protein, translating into MDIELKEITVRDLVAGYEDDGEGGVRGYGGKLDIRPPYQREFVYKDEQREAVIDTLTQGFPLNVMYWSVRDNDNFEIIDGQQRTISICQYVEGDFSYKGRFFHNLQDDEKEKILDYELMVYQCTGTDSERLAWFKTINIAGIKLTDQELRNAVYAGSWVSDAKRYFSKVSGPAHGKGSKYLSGEANRQEYLETVIKWMKDEESIEEYMAKCQHNESAEPLWEYFEQVIDWTEGTFTKYRREMKGLGWGLLYNEHKDKKLNSEELEKEIANLMEDEEIQRKKGIYEYLLTGKEKHLNLRSFDDKQKRIAYERQKGKCGECGEAFDISNMHADHIDPWSKGGKTEQKNCQMLCRDCNLAKSDK; encoded by the coding sequence ATGGATATAGAACTCAAAGAAATAACAGTCCGCGATTTGGTGGCAGGCTACGAAGACGATGGAGAAGGCGGTGTTCGTGGTTATGGTGGCAAGTTAGATATCCGTCCCCCTTATCAAAGGGAATTTGTTTATAAGGATGAACAAAGAGAGGCGGTGATTGATACACTGACTCAAGGTTTTCCGCTCAATGTAATGTATTGGTCGGTCAGAGATAATGACAATTTTGAGATTATTGACGGACAACAACGCACAATTTCAATTTGTCAGTATGTTGAGGGTGATTTTTCTTATAAGGGAAGATTCTTCCATAATCTACAAGATGACGAAAAAGAAAAAATCTTAGATTATGAACTGATGGTTTATCAGTGTACTGGCACGGATAGTGAAAGGCTTGCGTGGTTCAAAACCATCAATATCGCCGGTATAAAACTGACGGATCAAGAACTCAGAAATGCGGTTTATGCTGGCTCTTGGGTTTCTGATGCCAAACGCTATTTTAGCAAGGTGAGTGGTCCCGCCCATGGCAAAGGCAGTAAGTATTTAAGTGGCGAAGCAAATCGGCAAGAGTATTTAGAAACTGTCATCAAATGGATGAAAGATGAAGAATCCATAGAAGAATATATGGCGAAATGCCAACACAATGAAAGTGCCGAACCACTATGGGAATATTTTGAACAGGTCATTGATTGGACGGAAGGTACATTCACGAAATACCGCAGGGAAATGAAAGGGCTAGGGTGGGGATTGCTCTATAATGAGCATAAAGACAAAAAACTCAATTCCGAAGAACTAGAAAAAGAAATTGCCAACCTCATGGAAGACGAAGAGATACAGAGAAAGAAAGGCATTTATGAGTATTTGCTAACAGGAAAAGAAAAACACCTTAATCTGCGTAGCTTTGACGATAAGCAAAAACGCATCGCTTACGAAAGGCAAAAGGGCAAATGCGGAGAATGCGGAGAGGCGTTTGATATCAGCAATATGCACGCCGACCATATCGACCCTTGGAGCAAAGGGGGCAAGACGGAACAAAAAAATTGCCAGATGCTTTGTCGTGATTGTAATTTGGCAAAGTCCGACAAGTAG